The following proteins are encoded in a genomic region of Aliiroseovarius sp. F47248L:
- a CDS encoding GntR family transcriptional regulator — protein sequence MTSRRAIPRQSLPDVIANDLRERILSGELAEGETIRQESLAEEYEVSRMPIREALKRLDAEGLVNLTTNRGSTVTKHSLAEIGEIFDLRILIEVDLFRRAIPAMTATDFGRCEDILDRMEDSYDADDVSKWGALNYDYHSALYAAANRGLTNELLQRINLQSDRYVRMNLSVMEQREPAKDEHRNMLKLAQERKIDVACEMLTRHILRTKTQLLEMVAARRATEGE from the coding sequence GTGACGAGTAGACGTGCAATACCAAGGCAAAGCCTTCCAGATGTCATCGCCAACGATTTGCGAGAGCGGATTCTAAGCGGAGAGCTTGCAGAGGGCGAAACCATTCGTCAGGAAAGCTTGGCGGAAGAATATGAAGTATCGCGTATGCCAATCCGCGAAGCGCTAAAGCGGCTGGATGCAGAGGGGCTTGTCAACCTGACCACGAACAGGGGCTCCACGGTCACGAAACATTCGCTGGCCGAGATCGGCGAGATTTTTGACTTGCGGATCCTCATTGAAGTTGATCTGTTTCGACGTGCTATCCCTGCGATGACTGCGACAGATTTCGGACGTTGTGAAGATATCTTGGATAGAATGGAAGATTCATATGACGCAGATGATGTCAGCAAATGGGGTGCGTTGAACTACGATTACCACTCTGCGCTTTACGCCGCTGCAAACCGTGGGCTGACAAACGAGCTCCTTCAGCGGATCAATCTGCAATCAGATCGATATGTTCGCATGAACCTGAGTGTTATGGAGCAGCGTGAGCCAGCCAAGGACGAACATCGGAACATGTTGAAGCTTGCGCAGGAACGTAAAATTGACGTGGCCTGCGAGATGCTGACACGACATATCCTTCGGACCAAAACCCAATTGTTGGAAATGGTCGCAGCAAGGCGCGCAACGGAAGGTGAATGA
- a CDS encoding Ldh family oxidoreductase — MNTVVPLEIESLSRLSTDILTKYGFSDQHATSIAKIITTCQIDDCHSHGLFRLLMCCETMKAGKIDGQALPVLQATEGAVTRIDAQQGMSLLAFEAGLPRLIENTRKHGIAALAINRCFHFSALWPEVEQLSSVGLVAMAMVPSHSWVAPAGGKRGTLGTNPLAFSWPRSGQDPFTFDFATSGFARGEIELYLRAGKPLPEGVAVDKDGHPTTDPQTALDGAMLTFGGYKGSALSIMIELLAGPLIDDLTSMESMTFAEGKGGAPYHGELIIAFDPDHFSGGQTVRNDARAERLFADIVDQGARLPSQRRFDARARNIARGYVEIPAALLEDLETLRNGD; from the coding sequence ATGAACACCGTTGTCCCTTTGGAAATTGAAAGCCTATCCAGACTCAGCACGGATATCCTGACGAAATATGGCTTTAGCGATCAGCACGCGACGTCCATCGCGAAAATCATCACGACGTGTCAGATAGATGACTGCCATTCGCATGGGCTTTTCCGACTATTGATGTGTTGTGAAACGATGAAGGCGGGGAAAATTGACGGTCAGGCTCTTCCGGTCTTGCAGGCGACCGAGGGCGCCGTCACACGGATCGACGCCCAGCAAGGGATGTCACTTCTAGCGTTTGAAGCTGGATTACCCCGGCTGATCGAAAACACCCGCAAACACGGAATTGCGGCGCTGGCAATCAATCGGTGCTTTCATTTCTCAGCCCTATGGCCTGAGGTCGAGCAGCTGTCATCAGTAGGACTGGTGGCGATGGCGATGGTGCCGAGCCACTCGTGGGTGGCACCGGCAGGAGGAAAGCGTGGAACGCTTGGCACCAACCCACTGGCCTTCAGTTGGCCGCGATCAGGTCAGGACCCTTTCACGTTCGACTTCGCCACCAGTGGATTTGCAAGGGGCGAGATCGAACTTTATCTGCGTGCAGGTAAACCGCTTCCCGAAGGCGTGGCTGTTGACAAAGACGGTCATCCTACAACCGATCCTCAGACCGCCTTGGATGGTGCGATGCTGACGTTTGGCGGATATAAAGGCAGTGCTCTATCCATCATGATCGAGCTTTTGGCCGGTCCGCTTATTGACGATCTGACAAGCATGGAAAGCATGACTTTTGCCGAGGGCAAGGGCGGTGCCCCCTATCATGGAGAGCTGATCATAGCCTTTGATCCCGATCACTTTAGCGGCGGTCAGACGGTCCGGAACGACGCCCGTGCCGAACGGCTTTTCGCGGACATCGTCGATCAGGGAGCGCGCTTGCCGTCGCAACGCCGTTTTGACGCGCGCGCGCGAAACATCGCCCGAGGATATGTCGAAATCCCGGCAGCTCTTCTTGAGGATCTTGAAACTCTGCGGAACGGAGACTAA
- a CDS encoding proline racemase family protein, which yields MRSTKTIHVISAHAEGEVGDVIVGGVQPPPGDTLWEQRSFIARDETLRNFVLNEPRGGVFRHVNLLVPPKHPEADAAFIIMEPEDTPPMSGSNSICVSTVLLDGGIIPMQEPETHLVLEAPGGLVRVRAECNNGKAERIYVQNVASFADKLGVPLEVPGLGTITVDTAYGGDSFVVVDAKALGFEIVEDEAKDIARLGVAITDAANDQLGFSHPTNAEWDHISFCAFCGPLSKTETGLTGRSAVAIQPGKVDRSPTGTAVSARMALMAAKGQMQVGQTFDAVSIIGSRFTGRILDGSDVGGRRGILPEISGRAWITGIHQHMLDPGDPWPDGYRLSDTWGA from the coding sequence ATGCGCAGCACCAAAACCATCCACGTCATCTCGGCTCATGCCGAGGGCGAAGTAGGGGATGTCATTGTCGGGGGCGTGCAACCACCACCCGGAGACACACTTTGGGAGCAACGCTCATTCATTGCACGTGATGAAACCCTGCGAAACTTCGTGTTGAACGAACCGCGTGGCGGGGTCTTCCGACACGTGAACCTTTTGGTGCCGCCCAAGCACCCCGAAGCGGATGCTGCGTTCATCATCATGGAACCAGAAGACACACCGCCAATGTCGGGATCAAACTCGATCTGTGTCTCTACCGTCTTGCTGGACGGCGGGATCATTCCGATGCAGGAACCTGAAACGCATCTGGTTCTGGAAGCCCCCGGCGGGTTGGTGCGGGTGCGGGCCGAATGTAACAACGGCAAGGCCGAGCGCATCTACGTGCAAAACGTGGCCAGCTTTGCCGACAAGTTAGGCGTGCCTCTTGAGGTGCCGGGGCTCGGCACCATCACTGTGGATACGGCTTATGGTGGGGACAGTTTTGTTGTCGTGGACGCCAAGGCACTTGGGTTTGAGATTGTCGAGGATGAAGCGAAGGATATCGCGCGCCTTGGGGTGGCGATTACCGATGCGGCAAATGATCAACTGGGATTTTCGCATCCTACGAATGCGGAATGGGATCATATCTCGTTCTGTGCGTTCTGTGGTCCGCTCAGCAAGACCGAAACAGGTTTGACCGGAAGGTCAGCGGTGGCCATACAACCGGGTAAGGTGGATCGCTCACCCACTGGAACAGCGGTATCTGCACGGATGGCGCTAATGGCGGCGAAAGGGCAGATGCAGGTCGGACAGACTTTCGATGCCGTTTCGATCATTGGGTCACGATTCACGGGACGTATACTTGACGGGTCAGACGTGGGCGGTCGGCGCGGCATACTTCCCGAAATCAGTGGCAGGGCATGGATTACTGGGATCCATCAGCACATGCTGGATCCCGGTGACCCGTGGCCAGATGGGTATCGTCTTAGCGATACATGGGGCGCTTAG
- a CDS encoding TRAP transporter large permease subunit → MTPLLMFAALFVLVFAGVPVAFSLMIIAVGFGFTVFGDLIFLQLYGALLHTASNFVLAAIPLFIFMGAVLERSGIAKRLFHALQLWLGGFPGGLALSTIAMCAIFAAASGVVGAVEIVVGLMAIPAMMKARYKNDLIAGTICAGGSLGTIIPPSVIVVVYASIAQLSIGQLFAASILPGLLMVTFFIGYVLIRSIRNPADAPPLPREERDIPMSQKLWITMTALLPPLALIGMVLGSLLAGAASATEAAAVGAAGTLVLTMMFRELSWKMLMDALGVTLRITSMIMLIVAGGTMFTSIFAVTGGGNLVRDTVATIGYGNAGIIAFFLVVVFFAGFVLDWVSIVLIFIPIFAPIVKSAGIDPIWFAMMVLVVIQTSYLTPPMAPSIFYLRSIAPSSMTYGQMYRGVLPFVAAQMLVLLVIILFPAIATWLPTILVGL, encoded by the coding sequence ATGACACCACTTCTGATGTTTGCGGCACTCTTCGTTCTTGTTTTTGCTGGCGTTCCCGTAGCGTTTTCGTTGATGATAATCGCTGTCGGTTTTGGTTTCACTGTATTCGGGGACCTGATTTTTCTGCAACTTTATGGCGCGCTTCTTCACACTGCATCGAACTTTGTGTTGGCTGCCATTCCTCTGTTCATATTCATGGGGGCTGTGCTGGAGCGGTCCGGCATCGCCAAGCGGCTGTTCCATGCACTTCAGCTGTGGCTGGGCGGATTTCCGGGCGGGCTCGCGTTATCTACGATTGCGATGTGTGCGATTTTCGCTGCGGCTTCTGGTGTCGTGGGGGCTGTTGAAATCGTGGTGGGTCTGATGGCCATTCCAGCGATGATGAAAGCCCGCTACAAAAACGACCTCATCGCGGGCACCATCTGTGCGGGCGGATCTTTGGGCACCATCATTCCTCCGTCTGTGATCGTCGTCGTTTACGCGTCCATCGCCCAACTTTCCATTGGTCAATTGTTTGCGGCATCCATCTTGCCGGGGTTGCTGATGGTCACCTTCTTTATCGGATACGTTTTGATACGTAGCATCCGCAATCCAGCAGATGCTCCGCCATTGCCACGTGAAGAGCGTGACATCCCGATGTCTCAAAAGCTCTGGATCACTATGACCGCATTGTTACCCCCGCTCGCATTGATCGGGATGGTGCTGGGCTCGCTTCTAGCAGGGGCCGCGTCCGCGACAGAAGCCGCCGCCGTCGGGGCAGCAGGCACGCTTGTCTTGACCATGATGTTCCGCGAGCTGAGCTGGAAGATGTTGATGGACGCTCTGGGCGTAACGCTGCGCATCACGTCGATGATCATGCTGATCGTTGCGGGTGGGACCATGTTCACCAGTATTTTCGCTGTTACCGGTGGTGGCAATCTGGTGCGCGATACGGTCGCCACGATCGGATACGGCAATGCAGGGATCATCGCTTTCTTTCTTGTGGTGGTATTTTTCGCGGGTTTCGTTCTTGATTGGGTGTCGATTGTCTTGATATTCATTCCGATCTTCGCTCCGATCGTCAAAAGTGCAGGAATTGACCCAATCTGGTTTGCGATGATGGTGTTGGTTGTGATTCAGACGTCTTATCTGACCCCTCCCATGGCACCGTCCATCTTCTATCTGCGATCCATTGCCCCAAGCAGCATGACCTACGGGCAAATGTATCGTGGGGTTTTGCCCTTCGTGGCTGCCCAGATGCTGGTTCTGCTGGTCATCATACTGTTCCCAGCCATTGCCACTTGGTTGCCGACAATCTTAGTTGGGTTGTGA
- a CDS encoding TRAP transporter small permease subunit gives MTFFRNSIEWFSDILGILGRLAIITLIGAMLYEVTARYVFGAPTLWAFDISYMLNGSIFLLGAAYSLREDAHVRIDFLSQRFPKRVQRMVNGSFYLLIMAPVSFAFAWVAGTKALKAFMTGEVESVSPWAPLVWPFYLVIAVGLFAFALQFVVEALKFLFGEKNPGETDVELQGLEIDQ, from the coding sequence ATGACGTTTTTCCGAAACAGCATCGAGTGGTTCTCAGATATTCTGGGCATCCTTGGACGGCTGGCCATCATCACCCTGATTGGGGCGATGCTTTATGAAGTGACAGCTCGCTACGTGTTTGGGGCGCCGACACTTTGGGCATTTGATATTTCTTACATGTTGAACGGTTCGATCTTCCTTCTGGGGGCTGCTTATTCCTTGCGCGAAGATGCCCATGTCCGCATCGATTTTCTGTCCCAAAGATTTCCAAAACGCGTGCAGCGGATGGTGAACGGGTCGTTTTACTTGCTGATCATGGCGCCGGTGTCTTTTGCGTTCGCATGGGTTGCAGGGACCAAAGCTCTCAAGGCGTTTATGACAGGTGAAGTAGAAAGCGTCAGCCCTTGGGCACCACTCGTCTGGCCCTTTTATCTGGTGATTGCGGTTGGGTTGTTTGCATTCGCATTACAGTTCGTCGTTGAAGCTCTGAAATTCCTGTTTGGCGAAAAAAACCCGGGTGAAACCGACGTCGAGTTGCAAGGATTGGAGATTGACCAATGA
- the dctP gene encoding TRAP transporter substrate-binding protein DctP — protein MKLASILTAGALAIATASPSYAAEVNWKMTAAIGEGSFLYQNFMERFAKNVGMITQDRVHIQPFGAGVLAPAFKAYEAVQDGIVEAGHSTPSYLVNQDPTNAIFASFPGGMSAEATLHWVYEGGGEKLLQDFRSAEMGLHSLVVGIGTSEIMAHSNVKIETVADLKGVKYRTSGAFAEVLKDNFEGVPTVVPGNEIYTLLQRKGVDAIEWSTPGANITEGFHEVAPYLIMPGVQQPSFLWEVFVKQETWDALPEDLQSLITAAAKLSTYESYTRFGDSDIKAMEEFRNSKVELIQMDRAESEKIREAGRDWARAQAVAQSENRNTRMQDVLDSYLAYQSGWAKNSGYLVRDTAE, from the coding sequence ATGAAACTAGCATCCATACTTACCGCAGGCGCTTTGGCGATTGCGACCGCCAGCCCCTCATACGCGGCCGAAGTGAACTGGAAAATGACGGCTGCCATCGGCGAAGGTTCATTTCTTTATCAGAATTTCATGGAACGCTTCGCAAAAAATGTTGGAATGATCACACAGGATCGCGTTCATATTCAGCCTTTCGGCGCTGGCGTGCTGGCGCCCGCTTTCAAGGCGTATGAGGCCGTACAAGATGGGATTGTCGAAGCCGGTCACTCCACGCCGTCATACTTAGTAAATCAGGATCCGACGAACGCCATCTTTGCGAGCTTTCCTGGTGGTATGTCTGCCGAGGCGACATTGCACTGGGTTTACGAAGGCGGAGGTGAGAAGCTTTTGCAAGACTTCCGTAGCGCCGAGATGGGTCTTCACAGCCTGGTCGTAGGCATTGGCACGTCCGAAATCATGGCGCATTCCAACGTTAAGATCGAAACTGTTGCAGATCTTAAAGGTGTAAAGTACCGCACTTCGGGCGCGTTTGCAGAGGTTTTGAAAGACAATTTCGAAGGTGTGCCGACTGTCGTGCCCGGCAACGAAATCTATACGCTGCTACAGCGTAAGGGTGTCGACGCGATTGAATGGTCCACTCCGGGCGCCAATATCACCGAAGGTTTTCACGAAGTGGCGCCATACTTGATCATGCCGGGTGTGCAGCAGCCGTCTTTCTTGTGGGAAGTGTTCGTGAAGCAGGAAACATGGGATGCACTGCCTGAAGATCTTCAAAGCCTGATCACGGCCGCTGCGAAGCTCAGCACCTATGAAAGCTACACTCGTTTTGGCGACAGCGACATCAAAGCGATGGAAGAGTTCCGCAATTCAAAGGTTGAATTGATTCAAATGGATCGTGCGGAATCCGAGAAGATTCGCGAAGCCGGCCGCGACTGGGCACGTGCTCAAGCAGTCGCGCAATCGGAAAACAGAAACACAAGAATGCAGGACGTACTGGACAGCTATCTGGCTTATCAATCCGGCTGGGCCAAAAACTCGGGCTACCTTGTTCGCGACACCGCTGAATAA
- a CDS encoding dihydrodipicolinate synthase family protein: MNENVFSGTMPALMTPCTSDRAPDFDALVRKGKEMIEAGMSAVIYCGSMGDWPLLTDAERMEGVERLIDAGVPVVVGTGAVNTKSAVAHAAHAQKIGAVGLMVIPRVLSRGSSLEAQKNHFKAILSAAPDIPAIIYNSPVYGFATRADLFFALRAEHANLIGFKEFGGKADLTYAAEHITSKDDQVTLMVGVDTEVYHGFVRAGATGSITGIGTALPKEALLLAALSQKAAEGHAEARQRALELEEAFTVLASFDEGTDLVLFYKYLLVLNGEEEYRLHFNATDELSAAQRNYCEQQYTQFRNWFADWSTQGGVIAECL; this comes from the coding sequence ATGAATGAAAACGTTTTCTCTGGCACTATGCCGGCTTTGATGACGCCTTGCACATCGGACCGAGCCCCAGACTTTGATGCCCTGGTCAGAAAGGGCAAAGAAATGATCGAGGCTGGTATGTCTGCCGTCATCTATTGCGGCTCGATGGGTGACTGGCCACTTCTGACGGATGCAGAGCGGATGGAGGGTGTCGAGCGCTTGATCGACGCTGGGGTTCCGGTTGTTGTTGGCACCGGCGCAGTGAACACCAAATCCGCGGTGGCGCATGCTGCCCACGCGCAAAAAATTGGTGCTGTCGGACTTATGGTGATCCCCCGCGTGTTGTCACGTGGATCATCGCTGGAGGCTCAGAAAAACCACTTCAAAGCTATTCTGAGCGCTGCTCCGGACATTCCCGCGATCATCTATAACAGCCCAGTCTACGGCTTTGCGACGCGTGCAGACCTGTTCTTTGCGCTTCGTGCTGAACATGCAAATCTGATCGGTTTCAAAGAGTTCGGCGGGAAAGCTGATCTGACCTATGCCGCGGAACATATCACCAGCAAGGACGATCAGGTCACGTTGATGGTTGGTGTTGATACCGAGGTGTATCACGGATTTGTCCGGGCAGGTGCAACCGGTTCGATCACTGGTATCGGCACGGCACTTCCGAAAGAAGCATTGCTGTTGGCGGCGCTGTCCCAGAAAGCAGCGGAAGGCCATGCAGAAGCCAGGCAGCGCGCGCTTGAGTTGGAAGAAGCATTCACTGTCTTGGCTTCTTTTGATGAAGGGACCGATCTGGTGCTCTTCTACAAATACCTCCTCGTTCTGAACGGAGAAGAGGAATACCGGTTGCATTTCAACGCGACAGATGAGCTGAGCGCTGCACAGCGAAACTATTGCGAACAGCAATACACGCAATTCAGAAACTGGTTCGCAGATTGGTCCACGCAGGGCGGGGTCATCGCTGAATGCCTGTAA
- a CDS encoding cation:proton antiporter, protein MTAEFMLITFTLFLAGVLAVPIASRLGLGSVLGYLLAGIVISPFLHWMGADVVALQHFSEFGVVMMLFIVGLEMNPRALWNMRSRIFVLGGLQVALTTVLVMLIAMVFDLPTTVGLAIGLVFALSSTAIVNQTLREKGLLRSDGGQASFSVLLMQDIAVIPMLALIPLLAMPELAETLSHRTAETGDHGAGVSHLNLSLVDGLNGWQTALVTLAAIAAVIFIGTYLTTPVFRFVARARLRELFVTAALMMVLGIALLMTVVGLSPALGTFLAGVVMGGSAYRHELESDIDPFKGIFLGVFFITVGASIDFTLLGQNIALVLGLTIGLIVLKCAVLMVLGRAFHLTGGDRWLFGLGLAQAGEFGFVLLSFTVANAVIPKEIADLLLLVVALSMLLTPAQFIIYDRVIAPRYSNEDTREADTIETPAEIIIAGHGRFGGIVNRALRAAGYDTTVLDYSSEQLEMLRRFGISVHFGDATRPDMLQAAGIEDAKILVVAMDGKEAITELTRHVCAHFPNVHVVARAVDRNHVYDLWSVGCRDVIREVYDSSLRMTRSTFEALGHSRATAERMIAEFDTADREVMLDLAQLHDIDTPTFENEAYMRRVDEMMKVWEEQLAGRVAKVTRTAD, encoded by the coding sequence ATGACCGCCGAGTTCATGTTGATCACCTTTACGCTATTTCTGGCCGGTGTTTTGGCGGTGCCGATCGCTTCGCGGTTGGGGCTTGGATCGGTGCTGGGATACCTGCTGGCGGGTATTGTCATCAGCCCATTCCTGCATTGGATGGGTGCCGATGTTGTGGCGCTTCAGCATTTTTCGGAATTCGGCGTGGTCATGATGTTGTTTATCGTCGGGCTTGAAATGAACCCGCGCGCGCTTTGGAATATGCGATCCCGAATATTCGTACTGGGTGGCTTGCAGGTGGCTCTCACGACCGTCCTTGTCATGTTGATTGCCATGGTATTTGACCTACCTACGACTGTAGGGCTGGCGATTGGGTTGGTTTTTGCGCTGTCTTCGACGGCGATCGTGAACCAGACATTGCGTGAAAAAGGGCTTCTGCGGTCGGACGGGGGACAGGCAAGTTTCTCGGTCCTGTTGATGCAGGACATCGCGGTTATTCCGATGTTGGCCCTGATCCCCCTGCTCGCCATGCCAGAACTGGCGGAAACCCTGTCGCATCGGACCGCAGAAACTGGTGATCACGGCGCGGGCGTATCTCATTTAAACCTTAGTCTGGTTGACGGTCTGAACGGTTGGCAAACAGCACTTGTGACACTTGCAGCCATTGCGGCGGTTATCTTTATTGGCACCTATTTGACCACGCCGGTGTTTCGGTTCGTGGCGCGGGCCAGATTGCGCGAACTATTTGTCACTGCCGCCCTGATGATGGTTCTGGGCATCGCGTTATTGATGACCGTGGTTGGTTTGTCACCGGCATTGGGCACTTTCCTGGCCGGGGTGGTCATGGGCGGCAGTGCATACCGACATGAACTGGAAAGCGATATCGACCCGTTCAAAGGAATATTTCTCGGTGTCTTTTTCATAACCGTGGGTGCCAGCATAGATTTCACATTATTGGGCCAGAACATCGCGCTGGTTCTGGGCCTGACAATTGGGCTGATTGTGCTGAAATGCGCCGTTCTTATGGTGTTGGGGCGCGCTTTTCACCTGACCGGAGGCGACAGATGGCTGTTCGGTCTAGGCCTTGCCCAGGCTGGTGAGTTCGGGTTTGTCCTTCTGTCTTTCACGGTCGCCAATGCAGTCATTCCCAAAGAGATCGCCGACCTTTTGCTGTTGGTGGTGGCTCTGTCGATGCTGCTGACACCTGCACAATTCATTATATATGACCGTGTTATCGCGCCGCGGTATTCCAATGAAGACACGCGTGAGGCTGATACGATTGAAACACCGGCCGAGATTATAATCGCCGGACATGGTCGGTTCGGAGGCATTGTAAACCGTGCGTTGCGTGCTGCGGGGTATGATACGACTGTACTGGATTACTCATCCGAACAACTGGAGATGTTGCGCCGGTTCGGGATCAGTGTGCATTTCGGCGATGCCACACGCCCGGACATGCTGCAGGCCGCCGGTATTGAAGATGCTAAGATCCTTGTCGTTGCAATGGATGGCAAGGAAGCGATCACCGAACTGACGCGCCATGTCTGCGCCCACTTCCCGAATGTTCACGTCGTCGCTCGCGCGGTTGATCGCAATCATGTCTATGACCTCTGGTCGGTCGGATGCCGTGATGTCATTCGAGAGGTCTATGACAGTTCGTTGCGCATGACCCGATCGACCTTCGAAGCATTGGGGCATAGTCGTGCTACGGCCGAGCGAATGATAGCAGAATTCGACACTGCGGACCGCGAGGTCATGCTGGATCTTGCGCAGCTTCACGACATCGACACGCCCACCTTCGAAAACGAAGCCTATATGCGGCGTGTGGACGAGATGATGAAGGTCTGGGAAGAGCAACTGGCCGGGCGTGTTGCTAAGGTAACCAGGACGGCTGACTGA
- a CDS encoding Crp/Fnr family transcriptional regulator, giving the protein MPLEMYKTIARNSLFMRALPDVHVDAILSQATWRHYERGETLFMQEDSADAIHIVLDGWVKLYRMTRGGTEAVVSVFTRGESFGEAVALRKLPYPVSGEAATNCEVMHIPTNVMVQLVKQDPEVALSILSSTFTHLHGLVTQLEQLKAKTAPQRVAEFLLGLCDGTPDDCAIKLPYDKVLIAGRLGMKPESLSRAFSRLGTYGVRIDKSSAIISDVQQLRSYARDDG; this is encoded by the coding sequence GTGCCACTGGAAATGTATAAGACGATTGCGCGCAATTCGCTTTTCATGCGCGCCCTGCCCGACGTGCATGTGGACGCGATCTTGTCGCAGGCCACATGGCGGCATTATGAACGTGGTGAAACATTGTTCATGCAAGAGGATTCCGCCGACGCGATCCACATCGTTCTGGATGGTTGGGTCAAACTTTACCGTATGACACGCGGCGGAACGGAAGCCGTGGTGAGTGTGTTTACCCGTGGTGAAAGCTTCGGCGAGGCCGTGGCATTGCGAAAGCTGCCATACCCGGTTTCAGGTGAAGCCGCGACCAATTGCGAAGTGATGCATATTCCGACCAATGTCATGGTTCAACTGGTAAAACAGGACCCCGAGGTCGCGCTTTCAATCCTGTCGTCCACCTTCACCCATCTCCACGGCCTGGTGACCCAACTTGAGCAACTGAAAGCCAAGACCGCCCCGCAACGGGTTGCTGAGTTTCTACTGGGATTGTGCGACGGCACCCCGGACGATTGCGCGATCAAACTGCCCTATGACAAGGTGCTGATTGCCGGACGTTTGGGTATGAAACCCGAAAGCCTTTCACGCGCATTTTCGCGCTTGGGAACCTATGGCGTGCGTATCGACAAAAGCAGTGCGATCATTAGTGATGTGCAGCAGCTACGTAGTTATGCGCGCGACGACGGTTAA